The DNA sequence CCGCGACCGGTTCGAGCACGTATTCCTGCGGTGCCGGCGGGCTGGTCAGATCGAAACGCTGCTCCCAGTCTGCGGTTTCCGCGCGGATCAGCCGTGCCAGGCGGTCCTGCGCGCGGGCGAGCGCGGTGCGGGCGTCGATCAGACCCTGGCGCCGTAGCGCGGCCTCTGCGCGGGCGCCGATCTCCTCGGTTTCCGGCCGGTCGCCGGCGCGGATGCGCGCCTGGGTCTCGCGCAGCTGCCGCTCGGCGACGTCGAGGGCTTCCTCGTAGATCGCGATATCCTCGGCGGCGAGCACTGTGTCCCAGTACGCGGCCTCGACGTCGGCGACCAGCCGTTCGACGAACCCGCGCAGCTCGTACTCGGATGCAGTGACGTCCAGCGCCGCCTGGCGCAGCCGGACCAGGTTCGACTCGATCCGCCCGCCGCGGAGCAACGCCTGCGTCAGGCTGATCCCGGCGCGGCCGGTGTACTGCTCGCGCGCCCGGGAGCTCTCGGTGCGCGTGTTGCGCAGCGACAGCGTCAGTTCGGTGCCGGTCGGCAACGTCTGCCGCAGGCCGGCCTCGGCCCGCTCGCGTTCCGAGCGGAACGCCTCCTGCACCTGGATTTCCTGGAACTGCCGGATACTGCGGTCGCGCGCCAGCTCGACCTCGGCGAACAGCACCGGGTCGAACACCGCGCGCTCCTGGGCCTCGAACGTGCCCTGGATCAGCGGCCCCAACCGTTCCGCGCGCAGGCCCGGCGCGTTCTGCAACGCCATTGCGACTGCATCCTCCAGCGACAGCGCGGCCGCCGGATCCGGGGTGACCGCCGTCTCCGTCGCGACACGGTCGTTCGGCGGAATCTCGAGGCGCAGTTCCTGGGCGTTCGCGGCGGAGACGGCCAGCACCGCCGTACAGAAGAGCAGGGCGCCCGCGCCGATACGAAGCCAACCGGGAACCGGGCACGCGCGCCACGGCGGATCGGCCTTGGCGAGCCAGTTCAAGGCGACGGACTTCGGCGACAGCGTAGCGGGCATGGTCAGGAATCTCCGTTCAAAAGCGCTGGCAGTCATGGCGCCGGCCACCACGCCCGATGATAGAAGTCTCGCTCCCCGGTTGCGGGCAAGGGTTGGAGAGGGGTGCAGCGTGCAACTTTCACGTTACCCTCCATGGTGCCCAGCCACCACCCGCGACAATGAACAGGGCGGAAAAGGCCGAAGGCCGTCATCCGCCGACCCCACGCCAAGGTTGCCGTGGGCGCCGGGGCGTACCGAACGCCGCACGGCGGAGCTGCCCTGATCGTCAGCTTCTTTCCTGGTCGGGGTTGGCCCGCGCCATGATCGTTGGCACCCGGCCCGCGCTGTCCAGAAACGTCGGGTTCAGGCCGTTCCTGGCGATGGCGGAACGGCTGCCGTCGCGGAGCGGTGAACGATCAGGTACAGCGACGGGATCAGGAGCAACGTGATCAGCGTCGAGGAGAGCAGCCCGCCGATGACCACGCGGGCCATCGGCGCCTGCGCTTCGCCGCCCTCGCCGAGGCCGAGGGACAGCGGCACCAGCGCGAGGATCGTCGTCAGCGTCGTCATCAGGATCGGGCGCAGCCGCTGCCTTGCGGCGAGCAGCACCGCGTCGCGCACCGCGCGGCCCTCGCCGCGCTGCAGCCGCGCCATCCGGTCGACCAGCAGGATCGCGTTGTTCACCACGATGCCGACCAGCAGCATCACCCCGATCAGCGACTGCACGTTCAGCGTGGTTCCGGTCAGGCGCAGCGCCAGCACCACGCCGATCGCCGCCAGCGGCACCGAGAACATCACGATCAGCGGGTCGCGCAAGGACTCGTACAGGCTGGCCATCACCATGTAGACGAGCAGGATCGCCAGCACCGTGCCAAGGAACAGTTCCGAGAACGCCGCCTCCTGCTCCTCGATGTCGCCGCTGACCTGGTAGTCCACCTCGTCCGGCAGCGGGAGCTGGGCGAGTGCCGCGCGCACGTCGGCCGCGATGTCGCCCAGCGGGCGCTCCGCCACATTTACGAACAGCGTCGCGATGCGCGCCTGCTCGCGGCGCTGGATGCTCGAAGGCCCGATCACCGGGTCGAACTGCACCAGGCTGCGCAGCGGGATGCGATCGCCGCCGGCGCCGGCGATGGTCAGGTTCAGCAGCTCGTCGAGCCGCCGGTGCTCCGCGTCCTGCACCTGCACCCAGATGCGCGTCTCGGTGCCCCCGGTCCGCAGCTGCCCGGCGCGCGAGCCACCGATCGCGGTCTCGATCGCCTGTGCGATGCTGCGCACGTCGACGCCGAGGTCGGCAGCCCGCGCGCGGTCGATCCGGGTCAGGAACTCCGGCCGCCCGCCGTCGTCGCCGACGCGCACGTCGGTGACGCCGGGGATGTCCTCGACCGCCTCGCCGAAGGCCAGCGCAACCGCGTTCATCGCGACGCGGTCGAACCCCCGCACCTCGATCGACAGACTCTCGGTATCGTCGCCCCGCCCGAAGCCGCGCATGAAAATCCCGCCGGTAGCGCGCACGCGCACGGTCACCCCGGGCGGCTGGCCGATCGCCTGGCGCAGCGCCGCCGCGATCTCGTCGCTGGAGCGATCGCGGGCATCGCGCGGGCCGACGTTCAGGCGCAGGTTCGACGCGCTCGGCGACCCGAAGCCGAACGCCGAAGCACCGATGCTGGTGACCACGTGCTGCGCCTCGGGAACCCGCTCGCGTACCGTCGCCTCGACGTCGCGGGTCACCGCGTCGAGCACCTCCAGCCGCGTGCCGGGTTCCATCGACAGGTTGATCCGGATGTCGCCCTCGTCGGTGGCCGGCAGGAACTCGGTGCCGACGCCGCGGAAGCCCTGCAGGGCGAACAGCAGCAGTGCGATACTCGCGAGCACCACCCACCAAGGGTGCCTTAGCGCCGGTTCCAGCAGCCGCAGGTACGTACGTTCCAGTCCGTGCGGGGGCGCGGTCGCCGCGCTCGCCGCATGCAGCATCCGCCGCGCCATCAGCATCGGCACCAGTGTCAGCGACGCGACCAGCGACACCGCCAGCGCAAATGCGACCACCGCCGCCAGTGGCTTGAAAAGCTGCCCGGCGAGTTCCTCGGCGAAGAACAGCGGCAGGAAGATCGCGAGCGTCGTCAGGGTGCTCGCGACGATCGCCGCGGAAACCTGTCCGGTGCCCTGGATCGCGGCCTCGGGGATGCCGAGGCCCGGGTTCTCCTCGCGGTTGCGCGCGATGCTCTCGATCACGACGATCGCGTTGTCGACCATCAGGCCGACGCCGAGCGCGATCCCGCCGAGCGTCATCAGGTTCAGTGTCAGGCCGCCGAAATAAACCAGCCCGAAGGTCGCGATCACCGAGATCGGGATCGCGGTCGCGGCCACCAGCGTGAAGCGCAGGTTGCGCAGGAACGCCAGCAGCACCAGCACGGCCAGCGCCGACCC is a window from the Thioalkalivibrio paradoxus ARh 1 genome containing:
- a CDS encoding TolC family protein, with protein sequence MGAGALLFCTAVLAVSAANAQELRLEIPPNDRVATETAVTPDPAAALSLEDAVAMALQNAPGLRAERLGPLIQGTFEAQERAVFDPVLFAEVELARDRSIRQFQEIQVQEAFRSERERAEAGLRQTLPTGTELTLSLRNTRTESSRAREQYTGRAGISLTQALLRGGRIESNLVRLRQAALDVTASEYELRGFVERLVADVEAAYWDTVLAAEDIAIYEEALDVAERQLRETQARIRAGDRPETEEIGARAEAALRRQGLIDARTALARAQDRLARLIRAETADWEQRFDLTSPPAPQEYVLEPVADYIALGLLYRPDLNETRLRIQRGDLEIVQTRNGLLPRLDFFLTLGASGYAESFSASLRGDQGNGYDLVGGLRFELPLGNRAADAAFSRARLTREQTRAALDSLERLAIQDIRASWLEADRARAQVRAREETVALQRELLRVEEIRFRVGTGTALAVAQAQRDVLESELSLREATVRFRQASTELLLQSGTLLLHRGIDSPGDDSEQSL
- a CDS encoding efflux RND transporter permease subunit; this translates as MNPARLTVDRPVMTGMATLIVILLGLAALTRLPVDLLPDITYPVLTVTTAYPNAGPEEVEQLVTRPIEQAAAAITGAREIRSTSSEGNSNVRVQFGWGTDLREAVDDLRDRLARIASQLPEGAERPLVRQFDTQASPIMQLGVGSALDPIQLRALIDNRIAPRFERLPGVAAVDVRGGLEREIRIEVHPERLQALGIGLDTVRSALQEASVVSPGGPVVEGRREFRLRTEAQFRDLEEIANTVVRRDETGPVRLFQIADIRDTHQRPTRTFRVDGADGMVLAIRKLADANTVEVAAAVRAEVRRIERDFPQVAIQIPSDGSRFISRSIANLGQAILYGSALAVLVLLAFLRNLRFTLVAATAIPISVIATFGLVYFGGLTLNLMTLGGIALGVGLMVDNAIVVIESIARNREENPGLGIPEAAIQGTGQVSAAIVASTLTTLAIFLPLFFAEELAGQLFKPLAAVVAFALAVSLVASLTLVPMLMARRMLHAASAATAPPHGLERTYLRLLEPALRHPWWVVLASIALLLFALQGFRGVGTEFLPATDEGDIRINLSMEPGTRLEVLDAVTRDVEATVRERVPEAQHVVTSIGASAFGFGSPSASNLRLNVGPRDARDRSSDEIAAALRQAIGQPPGVTVRVRATGGIFMRGFGRGDDTESLSIEVRGFDRVAMNAVALAFGEAVEDIPGVTDVRVGDDGGRPEFLTRIDRARAADLGVDVRSIAQAIETAIGGSRAGQLRTGGTETRIWVQVQDAEHRRLDELLNLTIAGAGGDRIPLRSLVQFDPVIGPSSIQRREQARIATLFVNVAERPLGDIAADVRAALAQLPLPDEVDYQVSGDIEEQEAAFSELFLGTVLAILLVYMVMASLYESLRDPLIVMFSVPLAAIGVVLALRLTGTTLNVQSLIGVMLLVGIVVNNAILLVDRMARLQRGEGRAVRDAVLLAARQRLRPILMTTLTTILALVPLSLGLGEGGEAQAPMARVVIGGLLSSTLITLLLIPSLYLIVHRSATAAVPPSPGTA